Within Coffea arabica cultivar ET-39 chromosome 4e, Coffea Arabica ET-39 HiFi, whole genome shotgun sequence, the genomic segment taaaaatgtcgatcctcgcgtcaaaaggcattctcacgtcttaagtaatatttagatatgtaatattaataaatatctttttaaacagaattaaaagatgatcatgagtttaggaagcattattattgaccatatgagttgcttgcttgtgaaatcaggtaaggatgaaaaatcgatttgaatttgttataatgatggtataattggctctcctttacttgatattatgagtacttgaacttaattgaataattgcataatggttatttactttgttttgagaaaatgaagttgaaatgctacatatatttattttcaaattttggatcattgttggtttgtatttttattgcttgaggacaagcaatggttcaagtgtgggggtatttgacaagggtttattttacgtatttttagtgtgttttattagttaattttggtttgattatttagtttaataactaaaataactaaggttttggtaaaaaaaactacattttatgttaaaatggctaaacattgcattttatggatttttatggtaaaaacttcatattttgtaggtttaatgattcaatcatcaaatgaagtgcattgagaagatatttggatgattgaagatggattaaagtggggaaaataaaatatgaagtgtaaaaaggaaaaatgcaatttgaatcaagaaaagtcaggttttgacaactctgacacgttttggtattttgactatatctggagctacacagatcggatcaaggtgatcttggtaccattttgaagctaagagatatatctacatttggtatgaagacataaAAGTCCAGTTCAGCCGTTtgcatagtccaaaagttgaaataccgaaattcaactcagctgtccaaagtggaaaacagagctctgaccagtgtttagtatttcaatcatatctcaggctacaaagctcagatttggatgattcttgaagcattggaaagctaactcaaagggctacaactttggtgttttacaaaaaatccagttcagcctttatgatagagaaaatcgcagctgaagtaaggacaaagtgaatacgcgagtacacaaaacgtgacttgtaaccgcgttttgtgtaggcgcgttttccggccgcaattctgcaattttgctcagtcaattctcttgtgttctgactactttccagctacaatctgcaagagaattcggtgcacatgctttagaagacaaaagggcaagaaagttggcatattttcaagtcaaaaacaatggctattgactatcttaacaatttcagatttggaaatcaaatgcAGCAAGTTTGGACCAATGGAAAAGGAGCTTTTGGAGCAGTTTATATAGGGAGCAACCAGGACATGCAGagcatacgggagaagcttggaagtgcagaaatgtagtttttccattctcttagtattagattagtgtagtatagtttagctagttagttcatccactcttgtacattatctagattaggatgaaaatggagatgaagaaggcaaggtgatgagctcaagtgacatgggttacattcctttccaactctttatcttttgtatttgattccaagtttagctaatatacaagttctggattttatatttaatatgtgtttttaaagtttataccttgggtttggttgaacttcctatgattgttagtgtttattatttggctatttgattgctagtatttgagcaagttatttagcactttggctcttgaaatcatgattaatctggtaccattaattctgattatctaaggtgttatttctgcaatgaaaattgagatttaacattagttcaagaagtgctaaacatagggagtacactcacgaaagtagaggtgcacctatgtggtttttagtgattcatttcatgtaatttcactgaagaaataaacttgtagctaatttcataaccatgagaataggtatggattagttataagtataattgattcactacgaaagtaggattcaaatgcataaggaaattacaccataattagcctagatgtagtattcaatgatccaaatataacacttgcatgagtagttagggataccacaacctaaggagcttttatttgttaatttcttgtataagtgcagtaggttaaatttcttatcattaattgatagtctaaataataaagaaactttagtaataccggtaattgttcactcttccctgtgggatcgacccgatatataccctaaactactagttgatctgtatacttgcagtgaacgggtgtaattcggtattttttaacttgcacgtatgtaaaatacccgtcaggaGGTAGAAGGGTACGCGGCGGACGCTAAGACTCActaacaggaaattaaattgccAAGAAGGGAGACAGAAGGGTGCGCGGAAGACACGTAGACtcaccaacaagaaattaaatttgatttgtcaagaagggggatagaaAGGGTGTGCGGCGGACGCTGatactcaccaacaggaaattaaattgccAAGAAGGAAGCATTAGTGCATGAAAAAGTTTTTGAATACTCACCgggagaatcttttcaaaaaatttgtcCCTGTTTCAACCAATCATTGTGCAACCGATCATTCGCTTTGCATTATGGCATCGTTGCTCCTCCTTAAGACTTTGATTCACATCTCTTTCTCGGTCTGAACTATGAATATTCAATTCTTGGGCGACATTCcacaattatataaaaaatttgcccgagttttgttatttgaaacaGGTAGGGACCTGCAAGAGAAAGAAcaaataatgccaccaccattcGACCCGTCTAACTTTCAAAAAAAGTATAAACATGAGTATTTTGATGTTTTGCCATCGATGCTGCAAAACCCAACCTTGTACCGCAAACCCCATCCAAGCTGCCTTAGCTTCCAATGCTAGCTCAACATGAAAATTTATACATATGCACTTTTGATAAATCGTGAAAATTGTTATTTGATAAAATCCAATGAAACAAATGAAACCATGCAACAcctaaaaattttctttgataCAAACTGATAAAAGTCAATGTAATATCAAAAATAACCATCAActtatattgaaggaaaaatgatcTTAGAGAAATGAATCACAAACTCAACAATTTATGTTTGATGACCAAAATACTTTGGCCTCTAACAAATTGTCTcgtttgaccctttggatatcgtcCGTAGGGAATTCAATGCCGGTAGAAAAATCACAATGTGAAAAGGAATCCAAATGAACCGAATCACCAGCCCTTCAAATCCAAGCTCACTTTTTCTCATAAAACCCTACCTTAGCGCCTTTTCGAGTTTTTGCTAAGGCCATCCccacttttttattttctttttcttttattttcatttttcatttatcttttttcccttttctttttattcttcttttcttttctttctttttttttcttttcaaaggtacCCTTTTCAGGTTTTTACTAATGAACCAATCCTGCCGATAACCTTTATCAACTCAGAATATATTTTAAGAAATGGTGGCATCAATGCGACAATCCTTTCCTTGCAAAATTGGTGAGGGTGTATTGACATCGTTTGCCATTTGATTAGAAAATCTCCTGTAAGAGGTGATACAAAGAatggaagtcaggactttcagtTTTTTTGTAATGTGGTCAAGTGAGGTGCTAAAAAAAGGTTAAAACTTGAAAACAGGTTCTATAAGTGTTTAAAtcatctgagatcgcattgttgcaccaaccctattttagggttaaatcaaaacttaCCCTAGTTTGTTCTCAACTgaagttctcttttctttcattttcctttttttttttttggttttttggtcTTCTGTCATTCCAttcatcttttgaaatttttaaaatttgcctcaatttattttttaatcgagattttttcctttaattttctttccttttgttcctctatcacttttcacctcttgacacttttctttcctctttttttcaactcaaacttgccccagtgtggggtttgcgatcctcaggggttgccaaacaaaataatttattctgaacgttcaaaagggataactaggaaTAGAATGTTTAATTGGAAAGGAAGAAggcctgactttcattccattcCTCGCATTaaccctgaaaggaaacttcCATTTGTCAGATGAAcaatttcttacacatatctGAATTGATTGGTTGAGGGAAAACTTGTCTATCCATTTTTACTAGAACAGGTGCTCCACCAGGGAATACCTTTTTTGACAATAAAAGAATCTTGCCAATTTGGGGCAAAATCTTCTTTTGGCCTCATCTTGCACCAACAAAAACTACCTCAACGCTTTGTCTCACCGTCTGAATAGTCACGATTTGACCCTTATCATAGTTATTAAAACCAACCTAGACATCAACCCGGCAAGAGGACCGGGTTGACGGGTCAGTGGTTCAACCGGTGGGTCACGGGTTGAACCGCCGGGTcacaatatataattaaaaaaataatataattaaataaacatgaaaattataatataagtaCAGAAATTCTTAAAACTTAATAAGTTATAACCTGTTCATAGTTCATACCTCATAGTTCATTTCACACACATAATCCATAACCATATGCCATCCACAATTCATGAATTCAAACTAAAATCAGTAAATTACACACAAATATAATGATAAATCTAAGTATCAAACCATGAAACATAAGTCATAAACGACCAATTCAATACAACCAAACATAAAGTCATAAACATAAACAACACCACAATTATCACTTGAGCAGTTCACTCCATAATTCATGCCCATGGTCCCAACTTCTGCCAAATTCAGTACCACCAAGTTCATTTACATCACAGCCTGCATTAAGGTCATTTCTTTCAACATTCTCTTCATTATTGGTCTCATCTTCATCTCTAGTgtccaaatcatccaaatttagAGTTTCATCTAcataagtacaaaaatcaacgAATCATTCACTAAATTTAGATAATATTTagccaaaaatgaaaaaaaagaataagcaAGCATATGGCTCAAATAGAATAACTCACCACTTTGTCGGCTGATAGCAAATGTAGCTATTTCATTTCTAAAACTTTCTAATTCAGCTGAAGTTAACTGTGAAGGTTCATCATCCAAAATCCAAGTTTTATTGGCGCTGAAGTCCTCAAAATCAATAGGATCATAATTTCTACCCCTTGCATTTCTAATAATACAAAACATTAAAACTAGTTAAATAACaaatgtcatcatattaaaacaaaaatcagaTTGCAAAATGTAGTTTACCTTTGTTGTAATCTTAAATTGTAGAGTACATAAACCAAATCGTTTAGTCTTTGATGCTCCAATCTATTTCTCTTCTTTGAGTGGATATGTTCAAATAAACTCCAATTCCTTTCACAGCCAGAAGCACTACAAGTTTGGCTTAGAACACATATAGCTAGTTTTTGCAAATTAGGTGCAGTGCTACCATAACATGTCCACCATTGATCTattgcaataaataaaaaaaaaggtcagATTATAGTATTTTACAATTAAaatcaaatcatcaataaaaatgAAGTTAATTTTTGGGTACCTAGAAGCATGACATCACGATCTCGTATAGCAGAAACTCTACCAAAATCACCTTCAGCTTTACGAAATAATCTCATCTCTCCGGTCAAATTACTCATCAAATCAGGATTTGCATAGGAATATCTCTCAATCACATCCAAAAGTCCTGATGTTGTGTGCCTATGCTTTTCCAAATCAAGAGAATTGTATTGATAAGCAGGATTGAGCCAATAACCGGCAGCATGAAGATTTTGTGAAGCTGACTATCCCATCTTGAATTAATTATTCTTAAGAAAGGATcaactgttttcttttttcttgagaatcttctcaaaaGCTCTTCTCTGGCTCTATGCATGGCAGCATACAAGTATCCCATAGCAGGCCTTTCATCACTATCAACAATTCTTAGAACTCGAACAAAAGGCTCAGTTAATTGAACGATTATAGCacattccttccaaaacagagaATCTAGCACAAGATCCACAAATTTTTTTGCTTTACTCTCCTTAGCATATGCTGAAAAGGTCCATTCTTTTGAAGTCACCATAGCTCTTAAAGCATCTTTTTGCACTAAAATACTTTGCAATGCAATGAAATTAGTAGCAAAACGTGTAGGAGCAGGCCGAATAATTTCTTTTCCACCAGTGTATTTTCTCATCAAATGCAACGGATAACAatgattataaatatattttgttatttttgaagCATGTTCAACCACTTTACTAACCTCATCTAACTTGCCCATATCATGCAACATCAAATTTAGGCAATGAGCAGCACATGGAGACCAGTAAAGTGTTGGAAATTCCCTTTCTAATAATCTTCCAGCAGCAACATAATTGGCAGCATTGTTAGTAATGAAGTGTACCACATTTTCCATCCCAACAAATAAAACCACTTCTCTAAATAGCTTATACAACATTTCTGCAGTCTTCGAAGCATCCGAGGCGTCAACTGATTTCAAAAAAATAGTTCCTCTAGGGCAATAAGCTAGAAAGTTGATGAGAATTCTCCTTTGTTGGTCAGTCCATCCATCAGCCATAATAGTACATCCAGTTTCTTTCAAAGTTGTACGAAAGCTATTAACAAAATTCTTGACTTGCTCAACATTTTTTGTCAATAAATAGCCACGCAAGTCATAGAAATTAGGTGCTTTGTAACCAGCTCCAAAAGAACAAGCAGCATCAAACATTGTTTGATAATATGCAGAGTTTGCTGCATTGAAAGGGATGGAAGCATCAATCATCCACTTCGCAACTGCCAAGTCAACCTTCTCTTTAGCTTCTTTGCTTTGCATCACACTTTTGATGGATGGTTGACCTCCTGGAGTAGCTCTTGGCATAAAAAAAGTCCCTattgttttcccttttttgtgCTGTTGAagaactttttttccttttgaaactTCAGTAGTGGGAGGCGGATGAATCTCTTGAATATCTTCTGTATCTTCCATGTATACCTCCTCTTCATGTCGTCTTAGATCTTGACCATATAAATCACTTGCCCTTTAGCGTTCTTTCAAGCTTCTTTTCTAGCATTTCAAATCTAATCTGTTCATCAACCTTTGGACAAGGTGTTGTCTCCCCTTTTACACCTGCAAGGTGCTGCTTGAATCAATTGATGCCATCTCCTCGAATTCTTTTTTCACAGTGAATGCATACCAAGCACTTAACTTTTTTGTTAGACACAGAATCTTCTCTACAGTGAGACCATGCAGGGTCCGTCTTTCCCCTTGTTAGAGGTTGATTTTGAGAATTTGATATACTAGGTGTTGGTTCTGTACTTGGTGTTTGAGATGGTGTTTCTCCAATAGAGTCCATTACAAATATCTGAAAAGTTTGGACAATGATCCACTTCAGAAAATTACTATAAAAATTACTGAAAAGCTGTCAGGGATATACTATAAGCTCAGTGGTACACATTTTAGACTTTGAAAGAGAACTTAGGGGCTTATAGAGCTCTACAAAATAGGATCGAGGAAGGTCTTGTAATATACTACAAAAGACATGCATATGACAAGAAGAAATCTTAGCATAAAAGTAAACATAGAAGGGGAACaatgaaaaaatatatttgcgATTAAAAGGCAAACACCACAATTACGTCTAATGTAAATATCATCAGACTTTCTAGTTACAGTTCCTGCCTCTGCAAGGAAAGGTCCTACAAATACCAAACTGCAATATAGAATTGTCAACCTGCCAGAGTACGAGCAAGTTATGAATGATGGAACAACTAATACTGCACAATACATGCTTCAGGGATAAACATACAACTTATCAGTAGGTTAGTGAACTTGAACTGAAAATCTATGCAGAAGGGAATTAGTCTAAGAACTgggaaaaggaataaacaaAATCACTGCATAAGAGCTGGCAGCTTCAATGGAGCTCAAATAAATTGTCTTAGAAATCATCTAGGCAGCCTTTACGAGGTTATCGCATGGTCCAAATTGTGCAAGCTTTCTACCATAACAAACTGAATAATGCACTCATTATGCAATCAGTCTTTCCATCACTTTCTCAGCAGcgttatatacatatatatgacTAGATGTACAAAACTCCTAACTTGGAGAGAAACAGATTAGCACTTGGTGCCGTGGTGTGTGCAGATTCGTGAGCAGAAAGCTGGACTGCTGGAGTATTTCTTACCTTCAAGGCTTCACTGGCTTACAaaccttcaagccttcaatggCAGCTTCAGAGGCAACGATAGCTTCCTGGAAGAAATCTGGCAGCGGCTGCGGCAACTTCAAACTTCCAAGGTACCGTGGTGTGTGTGCCCAGCCGCAAGGCTTCACTGGCTTACCGGCACAAagcttcaagccttcaatggCAGCTTCGGTGGCAGTGCAGCAGCTTCCTGGAAGAATTCTGGCAGCAGCTGCGGCAACTCCGAACTTCGAACTTACAAGGTGCCGTGGTGTGTGCCTAGCTGCAACGAGCGGCAACAAagcttcaagccttcaatggCAACTTCGGTGGCAGCGGCAGCTTCTTGGAAGAATTCTGGCAACGGCTGTGGCAACTCCAAACTTCCAATTGCTTGCCTTAGACTCTCAGAGCAACTAGcaaagcaaaggaaagaaaaattgaaagccGAATCCctgaaaaattgaaaaggaaTTGAAAATTGCTTGTCGAATTCCTTCCTAAATGCTGAAGAAGTTCTCAATTCATTCTCACTTCTCAGAGAAACAAAGAAGAAGGAATCCCTAAATGCCTAAATTCCCAGTGACGACTGAATCCGAATGGCCGAATCCtcccttttcaatttttctgatttttttctctcctaattGGCTAAAAACATAGCGAAAAGACGATAATGCCCATGTAGTGTGAAtagtcaaaataaaagaattaggTAAAACGGTAACTTCAAAAAATTTGCCAAAACCCACCGGGTTTATCAATAACCGCCGGTTCTAGCGGTTCACTGGTTAAACCGTCCGAGTTGAGCAGGTCGAAGCGGGTTCTTTGCAACTCCGACCTAACTAGTAACCCGGCCCGGGTTCATGACTGGGCCATCGGTTTGACCGGTTCGATCAccgggccgggtttaataaTTATGCCTTTTATGGTAAGCACGGGCCAATCCTTTTGATAATATTGATCATGACAAGCTGCATTTAGCTGCTTCTTATCAAGTGACCACtgatttttatttccttaaacTTGATCCCAATTTGGCTTGAATTTCTTTTTATACCATTCAAGTctctttgaaacattttcgaATTTCTCTTCACTActctttttcattttgaaattcaaatttacatTCGTGAGATATCGAGATTTCTACCATTAAATTTCGGAACAGTGATAGCCAAAAGGTCAGAGGATTTTATTCTTGATCATCTGAAAAGATGTAAGTAACACAGTATATAGAAaactgtacattttattgaTTTCAAGATGAAGATCAAACCTAATAGCATGTTACTTGTTAAACAAGACATGTCTTCAAAAGTCACTTGATTCAAGACTATTTACAAAAACGTAGTTAAACACAAGACACAGGCATAAatgattttcattgattttAACCAAAGACAATTCCCAAAGTTTATCGAAACTCCGTTCAAGAGGGAGGGATCTCACTAGTTcgggattttcaaattttcacaTTGGGGATAAATGCTTAAAAAGTGTCCTTGTGTTCGGAAAAGGGAATTGTAATTattctcggtccttgttctcCCATTTTCCTTAGCACTATATCTCCTGCTTCGATCATATCCTGTATTTTATGTTTCAATACCCTGCAATTATTGGTGGGATGCCCAAgagctccagaatgataagcGTAGACGGCTTGAGGGTATAGCCAGAGGGAATACCTCTAGAATAGATCTTGGGAGGTATAACACCAATTTTTCCTGCAGCTTTGAGTTATTTGTACAATTGATCAATGGATCGGCCCAAGTTGGTAAATGTTCGATATGGTTGGGATTCAGATTTCACTGTTTAGAGGATAAGTTTGGTTGTTTGATTGAACAGGTCTTGGATTATAAGGAGGGTGAGATCTAGTTTGAAGATTGGGTTGAAAAATTGGGACGGGTAGTATAAGTGGGTTTACATAGTTTGGCCGAAATCGAGGGTGATTGATAGTAGTATGGTAAACAGAGCGTGGATTTGGGTAATATGGATATGGATATGAGTAAGTGGATTGACTAGCAGGTAAGGGATCATACTGAACATTGCTGACCAACTGATCAATCACGCGCTGTTGTGTGGTTATCTCCATGCTTAACTCATTGATTTTGTTTTAACACTTCGCTCAATTGAGCTCTCAGATTTTCAAGGTCGGATGTTGGCGTCATGGCAGACCTATCGGATGACTCAGGATGTGTATTCATGTTTACACTATTTCTCAAAACTTGGCTACGTGATCGTGTAATGATGGAGCTTCTTCGTGTAGCTATGTTTATAATTAcctgaaaatttaggaaaaatcctatttaaaTTCTCCTCTTGATTAACTGctgacaaaaagaaagaaaaagataaagacTGGAGTtagtaaaaaattaaagtaattcggatgcatgtcttATTGGGGTAGCcatttttgtgccaagggtagacCTAACAtgagaatgcaatcctctagggtaggcacatacaatacctgatgaatccgatcaacttattgatATTCGagtgaaaaataacttgaaaattttgaccaattggagtgacaagagacatttgtcctaacaaaatgaggacaaagtttAAATGGATTGATTACCTTGATTaacacataaaatgatgtgtGAAAGAGCCTAttcttgaaaggattgcaacGTCTTGACTAATTTATCAGTGAACCTTAGATCGAAATCCTAAAAGAGAATAAacgggtcaaatggatcggatgaaattgataatttatttgaaattgaCTAGATCATCCTAAATATGGGtgaactggtcaaatgaattgaatgaaattgatgatttatttaaaattgactggatcaccctaaaaatgaacaaattgataaaatgggttggatgaaattgatgatttatttcaaaattgattagattgtcctaaaaatgaatgaattgataaaatggattggatgaaattggtcaaattgattGAATTATATTGccctaaaaaaatgaataatcggtttaaatggattgaatgaaattgatgatttattcaaaaaaattgattgaattgtctgcccattggtagtttcaaaaaaaatttattgtgatgcattagtctatgagtcttctaaaatcaagatttggtctCAATATATTTACCATCTTAACAATGAGGActtatttgtgaattttttcaacttaatgtcctttacgcaagggattttttaccaattctgataaaatggccaaaaaatgattgttagatgctcatgttctaatgtgcaaaaattgCTCTGTCATCTTCAAAAAGATCGGATCCTATCTtatctcgtgcactacccctttggacgGTACAAGAAGTAtagacgtgcaagtctcattggactACATATTCGAAAAACAAgatggcttattcctaacacgagATTCCCTAAATAGTATTCCCTTTAAGGTTTATGCATGATACCAatttatcaaaacaattaaatatgtaatttgaaatgaaaacatgacctaagggaccTTTCGTATGCTAGGGTGGgcctaaaaatgaaatgcaattattAACTTACAAATGCAAACATCAGAATTTAagcgtgcaataacctatctaagaGGGTAGATTCTAAAAGAGTATGTGATgactcgcaaaaatttacttatttaatctcctatttctagcttatttaattatttatttggctttttactccgaatattattttctaagctcttgagacctaattacatgaaaatatagtttcattatatttttaaaatgacttgtttcaaagaTTAATTTTCGggagctcgtttagtgaaaatagtaaacacgtctttggaaatcttgaccgattgagagtacaataagtttggaatattggagacatgtacaatggacctaaattaggtattttaatgtttaaatac encodes:
- the LOC113741029 gene encoding uncharacterized protein; translated protein: MEDTEDIQEIHPPPTTEVSKGKKVLQQHKKGKTIGTFFMPRATPGGQPSIKSVMQSKEAKEKVDLAVAKWMIDASIPFNAANSAYYQTMFDAACSFGAGYKAPNFYDLRGYLLTKNVEQVKNFVNSFRTTLKETGCTIMADGWTDQQRRILINFLAYCPRGTIFLKSVDASDASKTAEMLYKLFREVVLFVGMENVVHFITNNAANYVAAGRLLEREFPTLYWSPCAAHCLNLMLHDMGKLDEVSKVVEHASKITKYIYNHCYPLHLMRKYTGGKEIIRPAPTRFATNFIALQSILVQKDALRAMVTSKEWTFSAYAKESKAKKFVDLVLDSLFWKECAIIVQLTEPFVRVLRIVDSDERPAMGYLYAAMHRAREELLRRFSRKKKTVDPFLRIINSRWDSQLHKIFMLPVIGSILLINTILLIWKSIGTQHQDFWM